A single Rattus norvegicus strain BN/NHsdMcwi chromosome 5, GRCr8, whole genome shotgun sequence DNA region contains:
- the LOC100912172 gene encoding thioredoxin-like protein 4A, producing the protein MLSMLLHLHNGWQVDQAIHSEEDCVVIIHFRHDWDPTCMKIDEVLYSIDETKWKIVRDLPHLV; encoded by the coding sequence ATGTTGTCCATGCTtctgcatctacacaatggctggCAGGTAGACCAGGCAATCCATTCAGAGGAGGACTGTGTGGTCATCATTCACTTCAGACACGACTGGGACCCCACTTGTATGAAGATAGATGAAGTTCTGTACAGCATCGATGAAACGAAATGGAAGATAGTGAGAGATCTTCCTCATCTTGTATGA